The following is a genomic window from Vitis vinifera cultivar Pinot Noir 40024 chromosome 6, ASM3070453v1.
GATACCCGTAAGTCTTTTGGTTCAGTTACATTCCGTCTGTTATAACacatactctttttttttttttttttttgataagtaaacaggTATTGTATTAATAAAAAGGTAGACACGACGTATACATATACAAAAAACCAATAGGGGCAATAACACAACCATCTGTTATGACATGTGTGATAAATCCTAAGTTAAATGAACAAATAGGCAAGTGTAACTTGTTTTACAGGCTAGCCAAGGATAGGAGTTAACACCCCTTCCCACCCAATATATACatgtgtgcgtgtgtgtgtgaaaagaatagaagaaaaaataatagaaagagagagaaaaaatagtaAGTAGTAGATGTAGTCGCTGTGGCACAAATGCAACCATCATTCATTCATGATATTTCATTGTACCAGTTAAGTTCTTTACAAAATGATATCAACTTTAAGAAGCCTTGGATTTTCTTCCTGAAAGTTCTAGGCATCCGAGTTAAATAACTAggtcattattatattttaatttttcacaatCACTTGCAGGAGAAAAAAGTGCAAACCTCATCAATTATTGAGCAACAAATAGACTTGATAGCCATGTTCTTTAGATGCAAATGCTATGAATATAAAGAAGCCTTGTACTGCCTTGACAATCAGGTGTTTAAGGCATCATAGTTAGACAATGCTAAGTATTATGTCAAGATTTTGTAAGGTgatatataatttcaaattttcactatcatttatgagataaaactattttttcaattGCTCCATTCTAGAAAAGAGCTTTTGACTTCAAATGATGTAGAAGACAACAGGAATATTGTATTTAATGGCATGTCAGAACAGAACTCTAAAAGATAGTACATTAAAAAATGCAACTACAAGAGGGCCATTGATAGGggataaacaaaattattatcatgcaacttcttttacaaaattattaatcaCAAATGTATAAATATCAACAAAGAAGATACGTTCCTTGTACCTTAaacaaaacttactaaaaaaaGTCAGAGCATGTTGGTGTTACATCTAGTGAGGAAGAAGACTTATTAAGGAATGAATATGAAGGGAAAATTCAAGGGGATTCATTAGGAGTAAAAATGACATTTGTTGGGCTTGCTAATTAACTGGAGGCTTTTATACACATTTCGAATGTATGAGCTATTTTATCGTATGTACATGGGTTGCACCCCCTTTTGCTAGCCGTTTTTAATCCATTATCTTTATTtgctcataaaaaaaaatgtgagccTTTGGGCTTCCTTTGTATACTCCATGTATACTCTGAGGGCACTGCTTTTGGTGCTTCCTCTTTtctttatatacatttttttatctataaaaaaaaaataaaaatgtgaggGATATTTTGTTGTTATATGCAATCTTATATAGGGATGTTGTATTTTACCATCTGACAATTTTCATTAGAAGGGCCATTCTAAGCAATAAATAATGTTCTAAAAGGCTAAAGGTAATCTTGAGGCATTTTCCTCAAATGAGGCAAAGCGTTAACCTCGAGGCAAACAAGGCATAAGCTTCAACTTatgtacacacacacacacacaaaatcacataaaaatataacaacAAGCAAACTATAAATTATGATCAGAAAATTGATTGTTTGTCATTTTTAATAGTTCAAGTCTCTCTCATAGCTTCATCAAAAAGTGTCTTTGGCACCATCGTCACTATCATTAGTAAGATCCTCCAAATAATCATCATCATGTCTAATTGTTCTATCATCTTCCCCATTAGTATTGTTGTCCacccattcttcttcttcttcttcatccacCAATTGCAAtggtttattttctttatttatcagTCATaggatgataatttttttctgaTGGGCCTATGATGATCATTATATATGTCTAACCACTACTTAGCAAACAACTCCTctatttattcttcaaaatctctttctttctttctttctttctttttttccccttttagtAAGAGTTGAATGAAAGTTAACTAAGctcttatttttgcaaaaaaatttaACCCCAGATGCAAAACTTATAAAGTATATACTGTAAGACTAAAAGAACTTAAAACCCATTGAATATTGAATGCAGGGTCTCTTATAAAATCTAAACTactatttaaaaggaaaaaaaaaattattgttttccaaaaatagcCTTAATGAATTCAAACTTGTTTGGATGCCTAGGAAATACAATtacaacaaaacaaattaaaacttttgACAATAACAATGGCCCAAATTGAGTTGGAATGAAACCAAGTATGTAAATTTCTCAATTAGATCTTTCTATAAATCTTTACTTAGGGAAGTCAAAAAGCCCTTCCCGGCAAGCGTATTGTAGGGTATGTGGGCACCTACGAAGGTAGGTTTTTATGCTTGGAAGCACTTTGGGGCAAGCTTCTAATCTTGATTaactcaaaaggaggggatAGGTTTTGTTGAATAGGTGTTTTTTTGTGCAAAGCTAAGAAAGAAACAATGAACCACCTTCTACTTCATTGTTCAAAAGCTAGAATATTGTGGTACttaatattttctctctttggaGTGGTTTGGGTGATGCACTCTTTTATGGAAGGGAATCTTTTGGGATGGCATGGCCTTTTTGTAGGGAAAAAGCAGAGAAAAGCCCTAAATATGTTTGTTTTGAATTGTTTGGAGGGAAACGAATAGGAGGTCATTTTTAATGATATTGAGTAGTTAGACCAAACAATCAAATCTAATTATATGTATgcttttgtgaattgggttaGGGCATACATAAAGTACCATTCAATGTCTAATAGATCTTGTAGATGGGTTGTGCTTCAAGTAAGGAGAGGGTGCCTTTTTGTTTGTCCTCTTCTCGCTTAGATTGGACATTTATTGTATATATTGTATGTGCTTTGGTGCATCTCCTTTTAGGCGCTTTCAATACTAATGCTCATTtggctataaaaaaaaaagccccaAATTTCAATCTTTTCTTCTTAGGCCCATGGAGCAAACGCATCCACTCCCAaggattttcaaaattcagctCTTTTGCCCATAGGAATGCCCACCAATCAAATTGAGGCGATTGTCATGCAGGGCATTGAAACTTGTCATGAATTGACAACCTTAAAAGTCAACTATAAAGACATCACTTAGATAACAAGTTATCACCCCCTACAGATAAGAAGGTTACTTTATTGAATGGATTATACTCACATCCTTACAACATGCCACTCAGCTAAAAACCTTCACACAACATGATGTGTTTCTTCTTAttcatttcaatttatttattccaaTGAGATGAGTGGTATATGCTTTGTTACTCTATTTGTAGGACTGATATGATGTTTTGTCGTTTgttattaaagaatttatagTTAAAACTTAATTACAGCCAATCAAGTTCATGGGGACTTGATGTCATGTTGCTCTTTTCCCTTTTCTAGCCCTAATCGATACACATAATAATAAAGatttgctatttttttatgtttttagataTAATAAATTGTGTTTAGATAAGAAATTTTTCAACACAAACCCTAATTTCAACTTCAAGGAATGATATTTGAACAGATGTGAGGACATTAACATCACCTGAATGAATATTGATTTGTCTTTTCCTTAAATAAGTTGCCTTCTAtcatctttattttgttttcaaaaaattagagatttatttttgtatggtaATATCATTTCAtctaattacaattttttttaaaatatatatatatatatttttatggaaGAATCATATAATGactaattatatcatttttaaaaaattatagtaataTAAGTTGCAATTATGTACATACTTTATTCAAGTAATATAAGttgcaatttttttctcttctatttttgcctttttattCCTCAAAACGTTTACCATTTACAATGAGTTTTAAAAGTGAACAATAAACAAAATGTTCCATAGCTTATGATATACTTTCTTATCACAACTTATTTAATACTAATGTTCAGTAATTTTATTTAGAGCCTGATGTTATTAATTCGAGTCCATTAAGATGTCCAGTTGGTTAGAAGGAATGCTAGGATGTATAGTAGGGGCGCAAAGTCCTAAGCTTGATTCTTGTTGTTGGTTCAATGCTTTGGATTACCTAATGTTGTTGTAGTGGGTGCAATCAAAACCCTGAAGTTTAAGTCCCTTTGTTTAGTTTGAGGGGCTcaaccatggaaggttcctctatttaacatatatatatatatataaattttaagctTTCACTTGAATCTCAAAAATTGTGAACAAAGGATGAAAGGAACATATGATAAGCTTAAGTATAATAatacatctatttattattttcttgattttatcgactcattaaaaataaattgtttgataatggaatttttatgcatttttcaattatcttatttttctttatattttttacaactaaaaattaataatattttttttaccaaaaatataaacatgtataatagtttttttaaactaaatgcaacattttattaatatattacaaAAAGCCCACAAAGTCCTAAATCCATTGAATGTTTGAAGCCTAAGCCACAACAACCTGAAGGTTGTAACCTCgaggctatttttttttttttttttattggcaaACACACAAAGAGCATATATTAGCAAGGAGCCCCATAAAGCAAGCCCAAAAGcctacagggagtatacaaaagaCGCCCTAGGGCACAAAAAGAAGTAGAAATACAATACCAGCCCTCACCTAGCACCTAGCCAATAAAAAAAACCGAGTAAAGAGAGAGGACCTTCATTTACAACTGATTTAGACCacacccaaagattacaaacaaaagaatttttcaacctatTCATCGATAGCTCCTCATTGTCAAAGGCaatcctatttcttttcttccacaccgtccaaaagaTACACGAAGGGGTTGCCTTCCACACCTTTCTGCGCATCTTGCCCATATTAAAGCCACTCCACCCACTAAGGGTATCTCTAACCGAATAAGGCAGGACCCaagaaacaccaaaaaaaagtaaataataattcCCATAACACTCTAGCCTTGGAGCACTgaataaaaatatgatcaatagaTTCTTCTTCCTCACAGCAAAGAAAGCATCCGTTGGCTAAACACCGACCCCTCTTTTtgagttgatccaaagttaacacTTTACCCCaaaaagcttcccaagcaaGGAAACACACTTTAGTAGGCACACAAGAATTCCATATAATGTTGATAGGGAATTGAACACCTCTTCTTGAATCTAAAATGCTATAAAGAGATTTAACTGAGAAAATCCCATCCTTTGTCTCTTTCCACAACAAACAATCTTCCGCAAGAGGATTAAGCCTCCTCCCCCGAATTATCACAAGTaatctctccacctcctccacctcccagtcATTAAAGGGCCTAGAGAATCTGGGACTCCAAACCCCTTCACCTCCAAAatgatcccacatctcctctATCCAAGCCTCTTTATAAGATGCAAAGGCATACAAAGAGGGGAATGAATTACAGAGAGTGGAGTTCCCATACcaattatctttccaaaatttcacccttctacCATTCCCCATAGAGAAGCCCACCCTGTTTTGCAAAAGAGCACCTTCCTTCCTTATATCCTTCCAAAAACCAACTCCAAAGCCCTCCCTGACCTCTTTAGAATACCACCCCCCTCTATAAGCCTCAACAAGGTGAGGCTTCAGCCTTGAGGCCAATTTATAGTCTTATCTTGAGGCAAGCTCGAGGCACCAACCAAAATAGCCTTTTGAGAACCCATTTGAAATTTGCCACCATATGAAGGATTTGAGTTACCATAATACcaagaaaatatatttcatgaaattaaaaaaataaaaaagtattataTCCATAATTGTGATAATATTAATCATTcccatgttttaaaaatcatgacATTTCCATATGATACTTTCTGGTTCTATGGAACTTTGATTAGCGATACTTCCTATTTCCATTaagatttatttgtttattctttctcaatatTATTGATATTCGAGCTATCtgctattcactattcacttaAGAATAGATTTATAAACACACAACTGCAAAACAGAAGAATCTTGTTTAGTGTGGCACTTCCATGTTTGCATTCAATTACATTAATGGGCAACGTCTCTATCATGAAAGCAAAGAAGTGAAGTGAATTTGATATGCTATATGAATTACCGTATGGATTGGCATCCAGCGCTCACTTGCAAGCTCATATCCATTTGGGTCCTCACCAGGAGGATGGAGAATTGATATGCATACTCGTCCATCTGGATAAACTGTAATTCATGCAAGAACCAAGTTGATTTCAAGCCATGCTCCAATGGTAAGAGTCAAAAATCAAACACATGCAGTTGGACAAACAACCAACCATTGGGATGCCACACTTCTGAAGTAAACTTCACTGTTGGAGGACTGTTCGGATAATTGGGTGGAAAGCTCATGATGGCATTGAAAAATCCCCCATCACTGCAGTCATATTTCAGTGAATAATCAACACAATTGGGAAACAATCCATGCTTTATGCcttaattgaaaacaaaaaatagtgtCATTAGCCTAATTGTGTATCTAAATTGAGAGAGAAAGATACTAAACAATAAACACATATCTACAAAACCACATTCACACTAACAATACCTTATAGAAAGTACATATTAAGATTAGATCAAGTTGATACAACGAAAATATATTATCTAACCATCAAACAAGCATTGATGAGAATCATGGATTTTCAAGAACCAGTGATAACCCACCCACTGGACAATGTCTCAAGAACCTTAAAATCACGAACTAGAGCTTAAATTTTGTTCAGCTACACATACACAGAATTGAAGTGAGATGAAGTTCCGATTCTGGAATTCAATATCATGCTTTTGTTGCAAGAGTGCTTCTTGGGAATAGGGGTGGTGTAAGGGAGTTGAATTTGATTCCAAATCCACTGGTATAAGAAGCAAGAAACCACTGGAATTTGAATTGGGGCATCCAATTCCAAGGTTCCAATTACCAAACAGAACTATGTATTCCTAGAATCTCACAACATTTATTTTGACCCCAACCCATTTGCAACCGAAAAAGGACCTACATGAAGATCCTCTGTATTTTGAAATAAGTAGTTATggtaaaaccctaaaatgaccAAATTCGATCAAGAAAAGGCtgcaatttttagaaattaccAAGAATCCAATTTAACCAAAACtttagaaagaaaatcaaaactaaaaggCACAATCTCAACCTTGATCCAATCCTTCCCAGAGTAAAACCTAAAACATAACAAAGTACACAACATTCAAAGCAAAAAAAGAGATTGGAACACGTACTACAGAGTATCGGGAGGTCCAATAATGGTGACACTCCATTCAAAGATATTGCTCTCGTCGACCAAACCGGCGGAGAAGCCATCAACGGGGTTTTTACAAAGATCtgcaaatgaataaaaaaaaaagaagtttcgaATCCGCTCCAAAACGGTGTTCTTAACGAAGAGATTTAAAATTGGATCGTTACCTTTGAGCTGTTTTTGGAGGAGAAGGCTTGCTTGATTCGTTGAAGCTGAAGCCATAAGAGATGAGAAAGCAACGAAAAGCTAATGTGAAAGCGAAGAGAGAATCTTTTATATAAGCCGACAGTGCTCTGCATTTATTAGTTCGGCTCGCGCAATTCTGGAAGTTTttcccaaccaaaaaaaaaaaaaggaaattaggGAAAAAGTTACCATGACCCCACACTCTCAGATATGCCACGAACCTGCAACGGTGTTTGGATTTTTAGAatgatatttcttatttttaataaagggTTAAATATTAACTCTTAGGCCTATcaaaataagtcataaaaaagagaaaaaataaattacctataaaaagttaaaaaaacaaatatcacctaAGAGTTGATTTTAAATCATGCAATCCTATCCCAACTCAAGTTTAAAGAAATGAGATTGGATTAAAGTTATGTTGAATACTTTGGATTAAAGATTGGGATGTTGATTGtttataaatttgaatacttgaactcTTTAACGGTGTTGGCTTGCAGCGCCTTTGGACCTGTAATAGACCGATACGTAGAATTAAAACATCTGTAAGATTCTCTAAGCTTTTACTTACGCGTGTCGGAGAGACAGACGACCGTTTGAcacttttatgaaaaaagttaaaacaaaaatgtatacatttaatataatattcaaatcaaagaagggaaaaaagagatagagaagaaaagaaaagaaaggacacGTGACACCAATTTCAAGGCAGGTcgtaataataaaagaaagagtATTATGGAGAAAAGGATAAGGAAAAGATGCCCTTTTACCTCACAGCAATCTGCTCCGGCTGTCCGACTCTGATAGGAGTCGTCTAAAGTCTAAACGTTCGAGTTTGAGTGAGCGAAGTGCGCACCCTCTTGAAGCTTCTCCATAATTCATGACACAAGTTGACTTGAAATACCTGAAAATCATTTCCTCGCAAATAGGCCTCTGGCTCCACCATTTTCCTTGCTTATCCAAAATCTCTGAGTGAAATCAAAGCGGATtgacatataaattaaattgatcttagacatataaataaatttaaaaaatgaatctcaAACATTAgtaaattttatttagtatgCTGTGGGAAATGT
Proteins encoded in this region:
- the LOC100255351 gene encoding ubiquitin-conjugating enzyme E2 7 isoform X3, whose amino-acid sequence is MASASTNQASLLLQKQLKDLCKNPVDGFSAGLVDESNIFEWSVTIIGPPDTLYDGGFFNAIMSFPPNYPNSPPTVKFTSEVWHPNVYPDGRVCISILHPPGEDPNGYELASERWMPIHTVESIVLSIISMLSSPNDESPANIEAAKEWRDRRDEFKKKVSRCVRRSQEMF
- the LOC100255351 gene encoding ubiquitin-conjugating enzyme E2 7 isoform X5; this encodes MASASTNQASLLLQKQLKDLCKNPVDGFSAGLVDESNIFEWSVTIIGPPDTLYDGGFFNAIMSFPPNYPNSPPTVKFTSEVWHPNVYPDGRVCISILHPPGEDPNGYELASERWMPIHTVESIVLSIISMLSSPNDESPANIEAAVSDT
- the LOC100255351 gene encoding ubiquitin-conjugating enzyme E2 7 isoform X1, producing the protein MASASTNQASLLLQKQLKDLCKNPVDGFSAGLVDESNIFEWSVTIIGPPDTLYDGGFFNAIMSFPPNYPNSPPTVKFTSEVWHPNVYPDGRVCISILHPPGEDPNGYELASERWMPIHTVESIVLSIISMLSSPNDESPANIEAARYWKCTRGCKLCFQECWLQKQEAAYPCNVIDEAHFILFSIASLYFCVLEFLFLKFVLVFQMLSEACFYFSFVIDSLNYLPLFF
- the LOC100255351 gene encoding ubiquitin-conjugating enzyme E2 7 isoform X4, which produces MASASTNQASLLLQKQLKDLCKNPVDGFSAGLVDESNIFEWSVTIIGPPDTLYDGGFFNAIMSFPPNYPNSPPTVKFTSEVWHPNVYPDGRVCISILHPPGEDPNGYELASERWMPIHTVESIVLSIISMLSSPNDESPANIEAAKEWSCSLRK
- the LOC100255351 gene encoding ubiquitin-conjugating enzyme E2 7 isoform X2 translates to MASASTNQASLLLQKQLKDLCKNPVDGFSAGLVDESNIFEWSVTIIGPPDTLYDGGFFNAIMSFPPNYPNSPPTVKFTSEVWHPNVYPDGRVCISILHPPGEDPNGYELASERWMPIHTVESIVLSIISMLSSPNDESPANIEAAAELVNYKLCCLHALCMCIPKCCQCHDTCELH